One window of Nocardia sp. NBC_00508 genomic DNA carries:
- a CDS encoding aldo/keto reductase: MTTRTIHEVQLGATGPTVSRIGLGAMGMSGMYGAADDAESTATIHAALDSGVNLIDTGDFYGAGHNEMLIGKAIAERRREDVVLSVKFGALRGPGGTWGGVDNRPEALRNFLGYSLQRLGVDYVDIYRPGRLDPNVAIEDTVGAIAELIEAGYVRHVGLSEVGAESIRRAAAVHPISDLQIEYSLISRGIEAEILPVCRELGIGITAYGVLSRGLLSDSIRPGTAFDANDFRAHSPRFQGENLDRNLELVRALGEIATRKGVSVAQLAIAWVLTRGDDIVPVIGARKRTRWAETVGALDISLTDDELSAIESAVPADRVAGERYATAQMALLDSER, translated from the coding sequence ATGACGACAAGGACGATCCACGAAGTACAGCTCGGGGCGACCGGCCCCACAGTCAGCCGCATCGGCCTCGGCGCGATGGGCATGTCCGGTATGTACGGCGCGGCCGACGACGCCGAGTCGACCGCGACCATCCACGCGGCGCTGGACTCCGGCGTCAACCTGATCGATACCGGCGATTTCTACGGCGCCGGACACAACGAGATGCTGATCGGCAAAGCCATCGCCGAACGCCGGCGTGAGGACGTGGTGCTGAGCGTGAAATTCGGCGCACTGCGCGGCCCCGGCGGCACCTGGGGCGGTGTGGACAACCGCCCGGAGGCGCTGCGCAACTTCCTCGGCTACAGCCTGCAACGGCTCGGCGTCGACTACGTCGACATCTACCGGCCGGGCCGGCTCGACCCGAACGTCGCGATCGAGGACACCGTCGGCGCCATCGCCGAACTGATCGAGGCGGGATACGTGCGCCATGTCGGCTTGTCGGAGGTCGGGGCGGAAAGCATCCGCCGCGCCGCCGCCGTGCATCCGATCTCGGATCTGCAGATCGAATACTCGCTGATCTCGCGCGGTATCGAGGCGGAGATTCTTCCGGTCTGCCGAGAACTCGGCATTGGCATCACCGCCTACGGCGTGCTCTCGCGTGGCCTGCTCAGCGACTCGATCCGGCCCGGTACGGCATTCGACGCCAACGACTTCCGCGCGCACAGCCCGCGCTTCCAGGGCGAGAATCTGGATCGCAATCTCGAACTGGTCCGCGCGCTGGGCGAAATCGCCACGCGCAAGGGCGTCTCGGTGGCGCAACTGGCCATCGCCTGGGTACTGACCCGCGGCGACGACATCGTGCCGGTCATCGGCGCTCGCAAACGCACACGCTGGGCCGAAACCGTAGGTGCGCTAGATATTTCACTCACCGACGACGAACTGTCCGCCATCGAGTCGGCCGTGCCCGCCGACCGAGTCGCCGGAGAGCGCTACGCAACCGCACAGATGGCGCTGCTCGACAGCGAGCGCTGA
- a CDS encoding helix-turn-helix transcriptional regulator — translation MDRAELADFLRRRREQLTPADVGLPPGVRRRTPGLRRDEVALLAGMSTDYYTRLEQSRGPRPSTQVLAALARALRFTSDERDYLYHLCDHTPPGREPADKHVGPGLMHLLAKLDDTAATVVTDLGEVLVQNRMHTLLVGDHGKRRGWDRYYAYRWFTDLPSRTIFPVEDWDRLGRQHVADLRATAARRAGDADVAEFIGKLRSMSVEFDRLWDEHEVAVRLSDTKRILHPQVGLIDTVCETLLTPNAAQRLLVYLPRPGTDAAEKLDLLRVIGTQMLISADQVD, via the coding sequence ATGGACCGCGCCGAGCTCGCCGATTTCCTGCGCCGCCGCCGTGAGCAGCTCACGCCCGCCGACGTGGGGCTGCCGCCCGGCGTCCGGCGGCGCACGCCCGGCCTGCGCCGCGACGAGGTCGCGCTGCTGGCGGGTATGTCCACCGACTACTACACCCGTTTGGAGCAATCACGCGGGCCGCGTCCGTCCACCCAAGTGCTCGCGGCACTCGCCCGCGCTCTGCGTTTCACCAGCGACGAACGCGACTACCTCTACCATTTGTGCGACCACACGCCGCCGGGACGCGAACCGGCCGACAAACATGTCGGTCCCGGTCTGATGCACCTGCTCGCGAAGCTGGACGACACGGCCGCCACCGTCGTCACCGATCTCGGCGAGGTGCTGGTGCAGAACCGGATGCACACGCTGCTCGTCGGCGATCACGGCAAGCGGCGCGGCTGGGACCGGTACTACGCCTACCGCTGGTTCACCGACCTTCCGTCCCGCACCATCTTCCCGGTGGAGGACTGGGATCGGCTCGGCCGCCAGCACGTGGCCGATCTGCGCGCCACCGCCGCTCGCCGTGCGGGAGACGCGGACGTCGCCGAGTTCATCGGCAAATTGCGTTCCATGAGCGTCGAGTTCGATCGGCTCTGGGACGAACACGAAGTGGCGGTGCGGCTTTCGGACACCAAACGCATCCTGCATCCGCAGGTCGGCCTGATCGACACCGTGTGCGAAACGTTGCTCACCCCGAACGCCGCGCAGCGCCTACTGGTCTACCTCCCGCGCCCCGGCACGGACGCGGCCGAGAAACTGGACCTGCTGCGCGTGATCGGAACGCAGATGCTGATCTCCGCCGACCAGGTCGACTAG
- a CDS encoding type VII secretion target, whose translation MFNVDPVRMRDLAKDVRTNADALAAKAPIALDSRQQVRPQMIDSNFATKIEEVLQAMDTVIDYHTRRLRECCDEIDRQASAYESVDLHRAADLNRNGR comes from the coding sequence ATGTTCAACGTCGATCCAGTCAGAATGCGCGATCTGGCAAAGGATGTACGAACAAACGCGGACGCACTGGCCGCCAAGGCACCGATCGCGCTGGACAGCCGCCAGCAGGTGCGGCCCCAGATGATCGACTCGAACTTTGCCACCAAGATCGAAGAGGTCTTGCAGGCGATGGACACTGTCATCGACTACCACACACGTCGACTTCGCGAATGCTGCGATGAAATCGATAGACAGGCGAGCGCCTACGAGAGTGTCGACCTCCATCGGGCGGCAGATTTGAACAGGAACGGGCGATGA
- a CDS encoding YbaB/EbfC family nucleoid-associated protein, which translates to MDDISAQALEIKRLNEQLAAVRGSARSVDGSVSIETDVNGRITDLYLADYAMENGPDRLAALIIDRHRAAVDNANTEATRIFDAPVDIPVSPAAPAANEPALRWTPSHLRRDDTYQSNQWHEPTDWDRRR; encoded by the coding sequence ATGGACGACATCAGCGCCCAGGCGCTCGAAATCAAGCGACTCAACGAACAACTCGCCGCAGTGCGCGGCTCGGCTCGGTCGGTGGACGGCAGCGTCAGCATCGAAACCGACGTCAACGGCCGCATTACCGATCTCTACCTCGCCGACTACGCGATGGAGAACGGTCCGGACCGGCTGGCCGCACTCATCATCGATCGCCACCGAGCCGCAGTGGACAACGCCAACACGGAAGCGACGCGGATCTTCGATGCGCCGGTGGATATCCCGGTGTCGCCAGCCGCCCCCGCAGCGAACGAGCCTGCCCTGCGGTGGACACCGTCCCATCTCAGACGCGACGACACCTACCAGAGCAATCAGTGGCATGAGCCCACTGACTGGGATCGGAGGCGCTGA